Part of the Gordonia crocea genome is shown below.
GCGCTGCGCGACTCGCAGTCCCTCGTCGAATTGCGGGTGCCGTTCACCGTGACCCGCGAGTCCATCGACAACGTCGACCGCGGCGCCAAGGACTCCGATTGGGACCCGGTCCGCGACGCCGCCCGCGACCTCGCCCTGGCCGAGGACCGCGCGATCTTCGAGGGCTTCGAGGCCGCCGGGATCGACGGGCTCGGCAAGAACGCCCTCGGCCCGGTGAAGCTGCCCGACGAGGTGTCCGACTACCCCGAGGCACTGGCCGCGGCACTGTCGGCGCTAAAGATGGAGTCGGTGGACCACCCGTACTCGGTGGCGGTTTCCGCCCCGCTGTACAACGCGATCGCCGAGACCACCGATCACGGCTACCCGGTGCGCGAGCACCTGCAGCGCCAACTCGTCGAGGGCGACATCGTGTGGGCACCCGCCCTCACCGGTGCCTACGTCGTCTCCCAGCGCGGCGGCGACTTCGAGTTGACCATCGGGCAGGATGTCTCGATCGGCTATGACTCGCACAACGCCGACGTCGTCAACCTGTACTTCATCGAGTCGTTCACCTTCCTCGTCTACACCCCCGAAGCCGCGGTGCGCCTGGCCTGACCGTCCACCCGTTTCCGTGTTGGGCGGAATGGGCGAATCGCCGCTTCGGGCCGGCGGCAATTCGGTGGCACGAGCCGTCGGCGCCCAGTAGCGTCGGCGGGGTGCTGACCCGGCTTTTGCGCATCTACCTGTCGCGCTACAAGCGCGAACTAGTCCTGGTGGTGGTGCTGCAGCTGATTGCGACGGCGGCCATGCTCTACCTGCCGACGCTCAACGCCGACATCATCGACCGCGGCGTGGCCCGCGGCGACACCGACTACATCCTGCGCATCGGCGGGGTCATGCTCGCGGTGACGCTGGCCCAGGTCGCCTCCAGCGTCGTCGCGATCTACTTCGGCGCCCGCGCGGCGATGGGCGCCGGGCGCGACATCCGCCACGACCTCGCCCACCGGGTCAGTTCCTTCTCCCAACGCGAGATGGGCACGTTCGGCGCACCGTCGCTGATCACCCGGACCACCAACGACGTCCAGCAGGTCCAGATGTTGACCGTGATGAGCGTCAGCATCGTGATCATGGCGCCCATCATGTGTGTCGGCGGCATCATCATGGGCCTGACCGTCGCCCCCGGGATGTGGTGGGTGCTGGCGGTCGCCGTCCCCATGCTCGGCTTGTTCATGGTGGTCGCGATCAGCCGGATGATCCCCGGGTTCCGGGCCATGCAGGAGCGCATCGACGCGGTGAATCGGGTGTTGCGCGAACAGATCACCGGAATCCGTGTGGTGCGGGCGTTTGTCCGGGAGCCCGAAGAGGTCGCCCGGTTCGGCGTCGCCAACGACCATCTCGCCGACGCATCGCTGCGCGTGGGCCGGGTCTTCGCCCTGATGTTCCCGGTGGTCATGGGGATCACCAACATCACGATGGTGGCGATCATCTGGGTCGGCGGCCACCAGATCGTCGACGGCCGGATGGAGATCGGTGCCCTCTCCGCCCTGATGAGCTACGTCATGCAGATCCTGATGGCCGTCATGATGGCGTCTTTCCTGGCGATGATGGCGCCCCGGGCGGCGGTCTGCGCGGAGCGGATCATGGAGGTCCTCGAGACCCAGACCAGCGTCGAACCGCCCACGGCGCCAGTCGGTTTCGCCGGCGACCCCGCGGCGGTGGCCTTCGACTCCGCAACCTTCGCCTATCCAGGTGCCGACGAGCCGGTGCTGGCCGACCTTGCCTTCGAATGTCTGCCCGGGACCACCACCGCCATCGTCGGGTCGACCGGGTCGGGCAAGTCGACGCTGCTGTCGCTGGTGCCGCGACTGATCGACACGACGGCCGGGCGGGTCACCGTCGGTGGTACCTCGGTGGCCGACCTCGACCCGGACGCGCTGCGTTCGGTCATCGGCGTCGTCCCGCAGCGGCCCTACCTGTTCTCCGGAACGGTCGCGTCGAATCTGCGCTACGGCAAGGCCGACGCCACCGACGAGGAACTCTGGGAGGCACTGCGGATCGCGCAGGCCGAGGACTTCGTCACCGCGATGCCCGACGGGCTGGACACCGCGATCGCGCAGGGCGGCACCACCGTCTCGGGCGGACAGCGCCAACGGTTGGCCATCGCCCGGGCCCTCGTCCGACGACCCTCGGTGTACCTGTTCGACGACGCGTTCTCCGCCCTCGACGTTGCCACTGACGCCCGGCTGCGCGCCGCGCTCGCGCCGGCCACCCGCGATTCGACGGTGATCATTGTGGCGCAACGGATTTCGACGATCGCCAACGCCGACCAGATCATCGTCCTCAACCGCGGTCGGGTCGTCGGGCGCGGTCGCCACGCCGATCTCCTCGAGACATGCGAGACATATGCGGAGATCGCCGAATCGCAGCTTGCCGGCGCCGGGAGCGCAGCGAGCGGGCCGAATCAACACGGCGCCGGGAGCGCAGCGAGCGGGCCGAATCAACACGGCGCCGGGAGCGCAGCGAGCGGGCCGAATCGGCACGGCGCCGGGAGCGCGGCGAGCGGGCCGAATCGGCACGGCGCCGGGAGCGGGGGTGAGTCATGACGGGACCGCGCGGTGGTGGCATGCCGGGCGCACCGAGCCCGGAGGACAAGGCGCGTTCCTTCGGCCCGTCCATCAAGCGGCTCATCCGGCTGTTGGCGCAGTACCGGGTGATGATGGTGGTGGTCGTCGGCTCGATCGTCGGCTCCGTCGTCGTCACCTCGATCGCCCCGCGGATCCTCGGCCATGCCACCGACCTGATCTTCAACGGCATCATCGGTTCGCGGATGCCGGCCGGGATCACCAAAGAGCAGGCGGTCGCGGGGCTGCGCGAGCGGGGCCAGGGGACGTTCGCCGACATGGTCGCGTCGATGGACCTCACGCCGGGCGTCGGCGTGGATTTCTCCGCGGTGGCCCGCGTGCTGGCGGTCGTGCTGGGCCTGTACGTCGCGGCCAGCCTGCTCGGCTGGTTGGCGGCCTACCTGCTGAACATCGTCGTCGTCGGAACGATCGCCCGGCTGCGCGCGCAGGTCGAGGAGAAGGTCCACCGCCTGCCGCTGCGGTACTACGACGAGGCCCAGCGCGGCGATCTGTTGAGCCGCGTCACCAACGACCTGGACAACCTGTCGCAGACGTTGCAGCAGACCATCATGCAGTTCCTGAACTCGGTGCTGATGGTGATCGGGATCTTGATCATGATGGTCTGGATCTCGCCGCTGCTCTCGGTCATCGCGCTGCTGACGATCCCGGCCGCCGGTGTCGCCACGGCGATGATCGCCAAGCGCTCCAAACCGCATTTCGGCCGCCAGTGGGCGTCGACGGGCACCCTCAACGCGCAGATCGAAGAGGCGTTCACCGGCCACGAGTTGGTCACCGTCTTCGGCCGGCAGCAGCAGGTGATGGATTCGTTCGATGACCGCAACGAGAAGCTCTACGACTCCAGTTGGCGGGCGCAGTTCATCTCCGGGATCATCATGCCGACGATCATGTTCCTGGGGAACGTGAACTACGTCGTCGTCGCGGTGGTCGGCGGGCTGCGGGTGGCGTCGGGGTCGCTGAGCCTGGGCGAGGTGCAGGCGTTCATCCAGTACTCGCGCCAGTTCACCCAGCCGCTCACGCAGATCGGTTCGATGTTCAACCTGATGCAGTCGGGCGTCGCGTCGGCGGAGCGGATCTTCGACATCCTCGACGCCACCGAGGAGACCCCCGATCCGCTCGAGCCACAATCCCCGGCCGCGGACACCGGCCGCATCGCCTTTGACGACGTGTCGTTCCGCTACCTTCCCGACGCCCCGCTGATCGAGGAGTTGTCATTGGTGGCCGAGCCGGGCCACCTCGTCGCGATCGTCGGACCGACCGGTGCCGGCAAGACGACGCTGGTGAACCTCATCATGCGGTTCTACGACATCGACTCCGGCGCGATCACCCTGGACGACGTCGAGACCCGCGCGATGACGCGGCGAGACCTGCGTTCGCGCACCGGCATGGTGTTGCAGGATTCGTGGCTGTTCGGCGGGACGATCTACGACAACATCGCCTATGGCAACCCCTCGGCCAGCCGCGAGGAAGTCATCGAGGCTGCCAAGGCGAGCCACGTCGACCACTTCGTGCGCACCCTGCCCGACGGCTATGACACCGTCATCGACGAGGAGGGCGGCGGCGTCAGCGCCGGCGAGCGCCAGTTGATCACCATCGCCCGGGCCTTCCTGGCAAAGCCGACGATCCTGATCCTCGACGAGGCGACCAGTTCCGTCGACACCCGTACCGAGCTGTTGATCCAGCAGGCGATGGCCGCGCTGCGCACCGACCGCACGTCTTTCGTGATCGCCCACCGGCTCTCGACGATCCGCGACGCGGACACCATCGTCGTGATGGAGCAGGGCCGCATCGTCGAGCAGGGCACGCACGAGGAGTTGCTCGACGCCCGCGGCGCCTACTTCCGCCTGCACCAAAGCCAGTTCAGCGGCGCACTCGACTGACCTCCCGCTCCCCCATCATGGTCCCGCTCCCCCGGCCGGAGGCGCGGGACCATGGCGGGGGCGCGGGACGGGCGGCGGGCCCGGGCGCGGGGCGGGCGCGCGGCGGGGAGCGGGGCGGGCGCGGGGAACCGTTCGCGGGGCTGGCCGCGTCTAAGTAGGCATGACCCAGTTCCCGTGTGACCGGCACGGATTGATCCGACGCTCGGCAGCGCTGGCGGCCGACCTCACCGACGACGACCTGCGCGCGGGGGTGAAGTCCGGCTCGCTCTTGCGGTTGACCCCGGGGGTCTACGTCGAATCCGACGACCAGTTCGACGGCCCCGCGGGGTCGGATCGGCTGTACCGGCTGCGCTCGCTCGCGGTGGCCACCGCCGAGATCGGCGGATCATTGCCGTCTAGCCACGTCTCTGCCGCCGCGGTCCACCGGCTCCCGCTCCTCGCACCGACCCGCACCCGCGTGCACCTCACCAATGGGAAGGCTGCTGGCGGAAAGACGACGAGATTGCGCCACATCCACGCCGCGCCGCTGTCCGACGACGAGGTGACCGTCGTCGACGGCGTCTCCGTCACGTCGCTCTCGCGTACCGCCGTCGACGTCGCCGGCGACGGCAACTTCGCCCAGGCGCTCACCGCGTTCGACGGGGCGTTGCGCGCCGGTGCCGACCTGGAACCGATGGCCGCGGCCCTCTCGCGGCGCCGGGTCGGCGCGCGATCGGCCCGGCGCGCGCTCCCTCTGGCCGACGGCCGGTCGGAAAGCGTGGGCGAGTCGTGGAGTCGAGCCCAGATGATCGACGCCGGATTCCCGGCCCCCACCCTCCAACGCGAGTTCCGCTGCCGGGCCGGCCGCTACCGCTGCGACTTCTGCTGGGGCGACAAACTGATCGGCGAATTTGACGGCGCGGTGAAGTACGGGCGTTACCGCCGACCCGGCGAGTCCATCAACGCCGCGGTCCTGCGCGAGAAGTCCCGCGAGGACGAACTGCGGGCGATCGGGTTCATGGTCGTCCGCTGGACGTGGCCGATGCTGCAGCGCGGCGAGATGCTGGACGTGCTGCGGCCGTGGCTGCAGCACGTCAACCTGGTTGCCGCCTGATCCCGCTCCCCCGTCCGGGTCCCGCTCCCCCGGCCGGGTACGCGGGATCCGAATGCGGGAGCGGGAGCCCACTGGACGGACAACCTTACCGCCGAGTAAGGTGTCGGCATGGCTATCAACACCGAGCTCCCGGAGAAGCTGAACTCCACGGTCGAGCAGGCCCACCTCGCGGCCGAGCACATCTTCCGCCCCATCTCCCGAAAGTACGACAAGGCCGAGCACGAGTACCCGACGGAACTCGACGACTTCGCCAAGCTCGCCAAGCAGGCCGCCGAGCGCGACAAGGCCGAGGCCGGCGAGAAGCCCGCCGCGGGCGACACCGTGAACAGCACCAACATGCGCGGCGTGTTGTCGGCCGCCGAGATGAGCTGGGGCGACGTCGGCCTGATGCTCTCCATCCCGGGCCGCGGGCTGGGCAACGCCGCGATCGCCGCGGTTGCCAACCCCGAGCAGCTCGAGCGCTTCGGCGACGTCTGGGCCGCCATGGCCATCACCGAGCCGAGCTTCGGCTCCGACTCCGCGGCCGTGTCGACGACCGCGACCCTCGACGGGGACGACTACGTCATCAACGGCGAGAAGATCTTCGTGACGTCGGGTTCGCGCGCCAGTCACGTTGTCGTGTGGGCCACGCTGGACCGCTCAATCGGGCGCGCCGCGATCAAGTCCTTCGTCGTGCCGATGGACACCCCGGGCGTCACCGTCGCCCGCCTCGAACACAAACTGGGCATCAAGGCCTCCGACACCGCCGTCGTCGTCTTCGAGAATGCCCGGGTGCCCAAGGAGAACCTGCTGGGCTCGCCGGAGATCGACACCAAGAAGGGCTTCGGCGGGGTCATGCAGACCTTCGACAACACGCGGCCCGTCGTCGCCGCGATGGCCGTCGGCCTGGGCCGCGCCGCGCTGGAGGAGATGCGGCGTCTGCTCGAGGAGGCCGGGCACGAGGTCGACTACGACAAGCCCGCCGCCGCCCAGCACGCCGCGGTCGCCGAGTTCATCCGCCTGGAGTCGGACTGGGAGGCCAGCTGGCTGCTCACCCTGCGTGCAGCGTGGATGATGGACAACCGCGAGCCGAACTCGGTCGAAGCGTCGATGTCCAAGGCCAAGGCCGGGCGCACCGTCACCGACATCACCAACAAGGCCGTCGAGGTCGGGGCCACCGCGGGCTTCTCCGAGACCCTGCTGTTGGAGAAGTGGGCGCGCGACGCGAAGATCCTCGACATCTTCGAGGGCACCCAGCAGATCCAGCAGCTGATCATCTCGCGGCGGATCCTGGGCAAGTCCAGCGCCGACCTCAAATAGGCGCTACCGCGCCGAACTGAACAACGCTTCCTGAAGCTTCTGGTTGCGCGCGATGCGCTTGGCGTCGCGCTGGTAGCGCTCGGCGGAGATCGCCGCGAGCACCTCCAGCGGCGACGCCGTCGACGGCGGGGCCGGTGACACGTAGCCGAGGGCCCGCGCCATCAGCTGCTGGCCGGTGACGGCCTGGGCCTGCGGCGTGAAGCTTGCGTAGCGGTCGAGAAACCCTCGGATGCCGTTGGACAGATTCGCCGGCATCGGCGCCAGGTCCGCCGTCGCCGCCCACTCGGACAGGGTCGGCGGCATCGCGACGTGGCGCGCGGGCGGCGCGGCCCGCCGGTCCCGGATCACATAGGTACCCGCGATCAGGTCGCCCAGACGCTTGCCCTTCGAGCTGACCGCCGCGGTGATCAGGGCCGGGATCCCGAACAAGAGGTACAACTCGACCACGCCGACCAGCGCGCGGGCGAAGGCCTGGCGGGCGGTGATGAGCCCGGCGTCGTCGTTGACCGTCCGCAATCCGAGGGCGAGGTGACCGAGCGATTTGCCTCGCGTCGCCGTCTCGACGACGAAGGGCAGGGCGATCAGCACCAGCACGAACCACGACGTGAACAGCCCGTTGGCCAGCGCCTCGTCGAGCTTCACCTTCTCCAACAGCTTGGAAAACCCGATCAGCCCGAGCACGAACAGTGCCCAGCCGACCATGACGTCCAGCACGCCGGACAGGACGCGCAGCCCGATGTTGGCCGACGGGAGGTCGAGCGCGACCGCCTCGCCGGACACGAAATCGTCGCGGCCGACGCCGCGGGTACCGCTGTGCGACGGGGCGACCGGCGGCGGCAGGGGCCGCATCGGCGGGCGCGGGGCCGGTGCCGGGTACCGAGCGGGCACGGGGTGGGACATGACCACGACT
Proteins encoded:
- a CDS encoding acyl-CoA dehydrogenase family protein; its protein translation is MAINTELPEKLNSTVEQAHLAAEHIFRPISRKYDKAEHEYPTELDDFAKLAKQAAERDKAEAGEKPAAGDTVNSTNMRGVLSAAEMSWGDVGLMLSIPGRGLGNAAIAAVANPEQLERFGDVWAAMAITEPSFGSDSAAVSTTATLDGDDYVINGEKIFVTSGSRASHVVVWATLDRSIGRAAIKSFVVPMDTPGVTVARLEHKLGIKASDTAVVVFENARVPKENLLGSPEIDTKKGFGGVMQTFDNTRPVVAAMAVGLGRAALEEMRRLLEEAGHEVDYDKPAAAQHAAVAEFIRLESDWEASWLLTLRAAWMMDNREPNSVEASMSKAKAGRTVTDITNKAVEVGATAGFSETLLLEKWARDAKILDIFEGTQQIQQLIISRRILGKSSADLK
- a CDS encoding RDD family protein, which translates into the protein MSHPVPARYPAPAPRPPMRPLPPPVAPSHSGTRGVGRDDFVSGEAVALDLPSANIGLRVLSGVLDVMVGWALFVLGLIGFSKLLEKVKLDEALANGLFTSWFVLVLIALPFVVETATRGKSLGHLALGLRTVNDDAGLITARQAFARALVGVVELYLLFGIPALITAAVSSKGKRLGDLIAGTYVIRDRRAAPPARHVAMPPTLSEWAATADLAPMPANLSNGIRGFLDRYASFTPQAQAVTGQQLMARALGYVSPAPPSTASPLEVLAAISAERYQRDAKRIARNQKLQEALFSSAR
- a CDS encoding ABC transporter ATP-binding protein, which translates into the protein MTGPRGGGMPGAPSPEDKARSFGPSIKRLIRLLAQYRVMMVVVVGSIVGSVVVTSIAPRILGHATDLIFNGIIGSRMPAGITKEQAVAGLRERGQGTFADMVASMDLTPGVGVDFSAVARVLAVVLGLYVAASLLGWLAAYLLNIVVVGTIARLRAQVEEKVHRLPLRYYDEAQRGDLLSRVTNDLDNLSQTLQQTIMQFLNSVLMVIGILIMMVWISPLLSVIALLTIPAAGVATAMIAKRSKPHFGRQWASTGTLNAQIEEAFTGHELVTVFGRQQQVMDSFDDRNEKLYDSSWRAQFISGIIMPTIMFLGNVNYVVVAVVGGLRVASGSLSLGEVQAFIQYSRQFTQPLTQIGSMFNLMQSGVASAERIFDILDATEETPDPLEPQSPAADTGRIAFDDVSFRYLPDAPLIEELSLVAEPGHLVAIVGPTGAGKTTLVNLIMRFYDIDSGAITLDDVETRAMTRRDLRSRTGMVLQDSWLFGGTIYDNIAYGNPSASREEVIEAAKASHVDHFVRTLPDGYDTVIDEEGGGVSAGERQLITIARAFLAKPTILILDEATSSVDTRTELLIQQAMAALRTDRTSFVIAHRLSTIRDADTIVVMEQGRIVEQGTHEELLDARGAYFRLHQSQFSGALD
- a CDS encoding family 1 encapsulin nanocompartment shell protein, whose protein sequence is MNNLHRELAPISAAAWEEIETEASRSFKRNSAGRRLVDVVGPLGLDVASVGTGRARKIDSPGDGIEAALRDSQSLVELRVPFTVTRESIDNVDRGAKDSDWDPVRDAARDLALAEDRAIFEGFEAAGIDGLGKNALGPVKLPDEVSDYPEALAAALSALKMESVDHPYSVAVSAPLYNAIAETTDHGYPVREHLQRQLVEGDIVWAPALTGAYVVSQRGGDFELTIGQDVSIGYDSHNADVVNLYFIESFTFLVYTPEAAVRLA
- a CDS encoding ABC transporter ATP-binding protein — its product is MLTRLLRIYLSRYKRELVLVVVLQLIATAAMLYLPTLNADIIDRGVARGDTDYILRIGGVMLAVTLAQVASSVVAIYFGARAAMGAGRDIRHDLAHRVSSFSQREMGTFGAPSLITRTTNDVQQVQMLTVMSVSIVIMAPIMCVGGIIMGLTVAPGMWWVLAVAVPMLGLFMVVAISRMIPGFRAMQERIDAVNRVLREQITGIRVVRAFVREPEEVARFGVANDHLADASLRVGRVFALMFPVVMGITNITMVAIIWVGGHQIVDGRMEIGALSALMSYVMQILMAVMMASFLAMMAPRAAVCAERIMEVLETQTSVEPPTAPVGFAGDPAAVAFDSATFAYPGADEPVLADLAFECLPGTTTAIVGSTGSGKSTLLSLVPRLIDTTAGRVTVGGTSVADLDPDALRSVIGVVPQRPYLFSGTVASNLRYGKADATDEELWEALRIAQAEDFVTAMPDGLDTAIAQGGTTVSGGQRQRLAIARALVRRPSVYLFDDAFSALDVATDARLRAALAPATRDSTVIIVAQRISTIANADQIIVLNRGRVVGRGRHADLLETCETYAEIAESQLAGAGSAASGPNQHGAGSAASGPNQHGAGSAASGPNRHGAGSAASGPNRHGAGSGGES